The Gemmatimonadota bacterium genomic interval GCTCTACGGCTACACGAACCCCCTGCGCCACGGGCCCTACGGGGCCTTCCAGGACCTCGTCGTGGACGGCTACGCGCGCGAACCCGGCGAGGCGTACGTGCTCTCGGCGCGGCATCGTGCGGGCGGCATGGAGCGGGTCACGGTCGACGCGGTCGCGGCGTCGATCGAGCGCGCGCTGGAGCGATACCCGCGCGGCGGCGGGGGCGCGGACCCTGGTCCGTAGCCTGCCGCGCCGACACATTCCGGCGGCAGCCAAAAAGACTCCCTGACGGTTTTCCAGATGTCGATCTCGGTCGTCGTCACGACCTACAATCAGCCCGAGTGGCTGGCTCTGAGCCTGACAGGACTGGCCGCCCAGGGCGACCGGGACTTCAGCGTGCTCGTGGCCGACGACGGTTCGGGATCCGAGACGCGCGCTTGCATCGAGCGGGTGCGCGCGCGCACGGGGCTACCGATAGAGCACGTGTGGCACGAGGATCGTGGGTTTCGGAAGTGCGAGATCCTCAACCGCGCCATACGGGCGTCGGGGGACGACTACCTGATCTTCATCGACGGCGACTGCATCGCGCGCCGGGACTTCGTGGGCGTCCACCGCGCGCTGCGGCGGCCGCGCCGGTTTCTGTCGGGCGGGTACGTCAAGCTGGACGAGGCGGTTAGCGCCGCCATCACCGCTGATGACGTAGACGCGGGGCGGCCAACCGAGTATCGCTGGCTGCGCGCGCGCGGTGCCCGCGCTTCGCGGCGGTTGCGCAGGCTCGGGCTGCCGCGCGGCGTCGGGGCCGTCCTCGATTTTCTCACGCCCACCCGCGCCAGCTTCAACGGACACAACGCGTCGGCCTGGCGCGCTGACCTGGAGGCCGTGAACGGGTTCAACGAGGACATGGGCTACGGCGGCCTGGACCGCGAGCTGGGCGAGCGGCTGGAGAACGCCGGCGTCCGCGGTACGCAGGTGCGGCACCGGGCCGCGGTGGTCCACCTGGATCATCCGCGCGGCTACCGCGACCAAGACGTCCTGCGCCGCAACCGCGCCATCCGCGACGAGGTGGCCGCGACGGGGCGAATCTGGACGGCCGCCGGGCTGGACAGGCAATCGCAGGGCGAGCCGGTATGAGCGACCCGACCCGTCTCCCCCTCACCAACGCGATCACGCAGAAGGTGGGCGATGCCGCTATCCCCGCCGGGGGCTCGGGCCCCCCCACGGCGGTTATCTTTCGGAAGCGTTTGCTGCCCTGGTCGGAGACGTTCATCGCCCAGCAGGGGCTCGCGCTGCAACGCTACCGACCCCTGTTCACGGGATACCGATACCAGGAAGACGGCCGCAAATACATCGAAGGCGCGGATTCCATCGTCCTCCAGGACCATTCGCCGATCCCTGGCCTCGGGAAGATCACGCTAAAGGCCCTCCACCGCGTCCCTCGCGGCTGGCACCGGGCGCTCGCCGCGTACGAGCCTCGGCTGGTCCACGTCCACTTCGGCGTGAACGCTCTCGCTGCGTATCCGATCGCGCGAAGCTTCGGAGTCCCGCTCATCGTTACCTACCACGGCATGGACATCACGGTGAAGCGCGACAGCGCCCGTGGCCTGCGTCGGCGGGAGCGCGTGTTCGCCGTCGCGGATCGCATTCTGGCGGTCTCCGATTTCATCCGGGATCGGCTCCTGGAAGCGGGCGCTCCCCCGGAGAAGCTCATGCGTCACAGGATCGGCGTCGACACCACGCACTTCTC includes:
- a CDS encoding glycosyltransferase family 2 protein, which gives rise to MSISVVVTTYNQPEWLALSLTGLAAQGDRDFSVLVADDGSGSETRACIERVRARTGLPIEHVWHEDRGFRKCEILNRAIRASGDDYLIFIDGDCIARRDFVGVHRALRRPRRFLSGGYVKLDEAVSAAITADDVDAGRPTEYRWLRARGARASRRLRRLGLPRGVGAVLDFLTPTRASFNGHNASAWRADLEAVNGFNEDMGYGGLDRELGERLENAGVRGTQVRHRAAVVHLDHPRGYRDQDVLRRNRAIRDEVAATGRIWTAAGLDRQSQGEPV
- a CDS encoding glycosyltransferase codes for the protein MSDPTRLPLTNAITQKVGDAAIPAGGSGPPTAVIFRKRLLPWSETFIAQQGLALQRYRPLFTGYRYQEDGRKYIEGADSIVLQDHSPIPGLGKITLKALHRVPRGWHRALAAYEPRLVHVHFGVNALAAYPIARSFGVPLIVTYHGMDITVKRDSARGLRRRERVFAVADRILAVSDFIRDRLLEAGAPPEKLMRHRIGVDTTHFSPPSEAEREPATILFVGRLVPKKGLIHLLRALVAVQGAVPEARLLVAGDGGLRDDLEAAADELGVRATFLGVQTPFQIRDLMRTSTVFAAPSVVAPDGNAEGLPMTIVEAQACGLPVVGFPSGGSAEGVLEGRTGYMLAPRDEEGLAERLVGLLTRPDRLGAMSRAAREHALASFDLGRQTAELERIYDEARGLDR